tattattgcaaaaaaaaagtttaaagtgAGCTTCAAATTGCAGAGAATGCAAATATATTAATCAAAAATAACTTTTGCCCATTTGAACAATGAATTCGCTCTATTCTACtttatttcttttgaagttacagttattttcattttccGATCACATtgatgttaaaataaaatttattaggGTTCAAATACCataatcaataaatattatagaCTTCATTATAGACAAATAAATTGCCAACGAAATACACGCAAGAATCATAACCTGTCGTACGAGCAATATCAATTATGTCTTTTACACAGGATTTGACGTCTAAGACGACCAAAGCAACAAACGTGCAAATCCTAGTGACTGAAGAAGCATCAATAAATATCGGGAATGTGTCCGACCCATCACCGATTCACTGCTTCCCAAGCACTCGTCTTTCCATATCACCCAAtaaatatatccttgtggatcTATGGGTGGCTCGGATTAGAATGTCTTTGAAATCCGTTGCTAAAGTCCATTACATCTTTGATGAATCAAAGCTCAAAGTCGAACTCGTTGACTTGTCGTAAAGTAAAActtcttttttatttctttgagACTCTCAAATGATTGTCATGACGTTGTATAAAGTCTATCTTATGACATATCTGGATTCATTATCACGGACTTAAGTTTTATCTGCGGTCACCCATGCTTCAATGCGAAGAAAAACaatcatgaaatattcaaacattCGCACGcttgatattgatttttcaaCGGATGTTCTGACTTATCCTTCTCCAGAATGAAACTTCTTCGCATGTCATTGATCCGCAACTATCATAGAGTATTGCTGTCACAATTTAGATCGTGTTATTATTGCGGCAATtctgcatttttttaaattcaacctATATACCTGTTATACCGATATGATTTCTTTTATACGAATGAGTTGAAGATTATTTTGCATCCAAATACGGTTTTGTTTATTTCACGTATATTACAACGAACTATTCTGTGTTCCAGAAAAAGTGTTTTATTTTAGCATGCATCATCATTCAATAAAGATAccacaaatatatattacctgtttaataatatataagTATTTTGCTTTTAGTTCGCAAACAACATGACCACCCATCGCACTATGTATAACCCAGTCGCGAACATTCACTGTCTAATCAAACAGCCAACACGGAATGATTGAATGAATGCTTAGGATCAGCGTGTGGTATTAAATATGACAGTTAAGCTCAATGACCAGTTCAACTATATGCCATCACCACGCTGAAATTGGTGGGAACGTGTTTATACATTATTATATTATCTAGTCAGCGGCATGAAATATGAGCATAATATTCCACTTAATGAAATACGAAATGTAAAGGTATTGAATGACATCATGCTCTACGGCAGGCCTGTCCATAAAATGCAAGTTttttaacataaaatcaatcaagttaCTATAGTTATAACTATTTACTGGTTTCCGAGTAGGGctagcaaaatatttgaatatcaagTCGAATATAAAATAACAGTTCACTATGGGAATATCTGGTAACATGGGGCGTGGACATGGCATTCGCGCGCCGCTGGATCAAAGAATCGATCATTACACAAAGCACACCTGAATTTCTGACGGCCACACGAGAATCTGCACACAGTTTTCACTAAGAAACGAAGACATCAAAATTGCGTGTTATATTTgtggtaaaatgtttttttatttattcattttcagtgGCTATGATATTGTCTCAATGTTTAAATAAGCCTAATTAGCGCAAATGTCGCGGGAATATCAAGTTTTAGTgagccgtttcgtaaaatttgaaatattaatacaagtatttaatgaagtaGCATTGTAAAAATTTctggacatatatatatactaatttgtaTATGTAAAAAATGCCATTCATTAAGTcaattttattagaattattgacggatacgcagtgacgacattttgaaaatttttatttaacgcaaacataacataaacaaaaataagaacATTAATGGACAACGGAGTCCCGGAGCCAGTGGAAAaaatattgttgactttttattttacgttggcgatAAGGTGATCAAAGCTGACACGTAAGATAGCAACCAGAATGgaaataatttggaaatttagGTTCCAATTTCATTCctataattgcgctcagcgcccgtcgccaatgatcgcacagtacCGTTTGAGTTCGTCGAACAGAACGCACAGTTATGCGAAAATaacttgataaatatatatgtaataaaagGAACAGGCGTTTGGATGTAGATATATGGCGGGAATAATCACACaaaaatcacgaaacatactAAAAGTCTATTTTAAAATACCATTATATGTCCATGAAGATTATGAAAGTCATAACAGTAAACAGTTCAAATTACCTTAAGAAgttacgaatttttttttatatgtttctACGGTTGTAACATGAGTAACTGACTGATTGTGATTTGGGTATTTGGTGTGAATATTGAAGTAAACAAGCAGGTCTTCGAGGAAGAAAAGTACCAAACAAGGTACTCGCTTTGCTTTGTAGACACGATTCCCAAGATgtgaattattaaaatttcCGTATTGATTGACCTGGCTCTCTTGCTTAAGTCAGAAACGTTTTCAGAACCCATCTGCTAAAACTTATTGATAAGTATACTCATATGTATTAACAGTATTGGAGtaagtttgtaaaatttctaAACATATCAATATAAAgttcatggaatttttttaacattttcaaattatGACAAACCTCTAAATAAAATTCCTCTTGCCCTATCCAGTGCGTTATTTTTTCTATACTGTGTATGTACCACTAAGTTgcactttattatttttcccGATCAGACACATTATCGtcacattaaatttttttttcctgatCCACTGTGTACATATAGCCAATTTATTTTCTTAATAATATCGCCCAAACCCTATTGAATTTAGTAATTTAGTTTTCAGTTAAGTACAAATTTCCATCACATTATTTTGCcgctttaaatttttttgtttttcttctttttttttttaaaaacacacCTACAAACCATTGCATTTACCTGAAAATCccctaattttattcagaaatattttgtaaaaatattatcgtaATAGTTCAAGTTTTGCCACTATTCATCTAtcagttttaattttaatcacaTCAGCGTATATGGTGGGAGCTGACTACGACGAcggtatggtcgtatcgctccctcctgtccctaccgaaacaattttatttgttgttgctattttattgatgactgtattttttggttgaaaaaataataaaatctctctctctctcatatATATCACCgaattgataaaacgtgttttaaAATGAGACAACAATTTTTAACGTATGACTGGGTctgtatttcaaatatttgaactagtatttacatatttttagtttattagaAACACAAAACACACAAACGAAAAAGAACAAATTCAACAACAAATGCCAATACACAATCCAAGTAGTTTAATGATGAAAACATTTAATAAAACTCGTCTCGGAGTTTCAAAAATTCTTCGAACCAAAATACTGCGGGAACTATTTTCTCCAAATAATCGTATTTGTTCTCAATGAGATGCATTAGAAAGTGTTTGATGTCACGTAATAATGTCCGTTTGGTGGAGTCGTCTTCTTTTTTGATGTCGCTGAAATTGATGGACGTCCAGTTGTCccttacaaaatatttcttgaGGTGCGGTATGGTGCTTTTGAATTCATCAGTACTTCCGTAAATTTCCAAAACCTGACGAGAGGTAAAGCATTAGTTATATTTATTGGTTAATAACGTCTTAACACGTTGGAGAGGTAATACTTACTTTTAAGATTGCTAGAGTGTATGGAGGAACACGGTAGGATTACTTGAGTTATTTTTCGTGAGCCTGATTCAAGGGTTTCTGTCACTGATTCCGGAGGAAAGTGTTTTTCGGGAATTTGACTTTCTGAGTGTTTCTTCTTGTTGGATTCTGAGCCTATATCATGAAGTTTCGAAGCCCACATGGCTGTAATAGTTTGCTCAATAGGTTTATCTATTGTTCCTTGTTTTACTCTTCCcggaaaattatttatttgcgaGTCAATAGTTATCAACGCGGGCGGAGAGATTCTTTCGTCAACTTTAGTCTCTATGGCTATCGAGGCGTTTTCGCTGCAACCTGTTAAATTTGTGATTTTGTCCTCGAAAGATTGGGGAAAAGACCATCTTTTTGGACGTCTGTGAAATGTTATACAATGCCTCTTCAGAGCGTCAGACCTTGTAAATAGTTTCCCACATTCACGACATTTGTGTCTTAGTTTACTGTGTACAGACCTCTGGTGCCTCAGCAATCGGCCTCTCATTGTGAATTTCTTTAAGCATATTTCGCATGTATGTTCATTCATatctataatatttattataatccTAAACTAAAATTAAGTTAAAATCCGCAGATTTTAAATTCAGGACCAAATAAAAACTTTTAACAACATTTTCAGCTGCAacctcaaatatatatatatcatattctCACATGATCGCCGATTAAAGTCACAAAATGTTACATTTTCTACGTTCAAGTGCGATAACGAAATATGCTTTACCTAAAACGCACTGCACTATGGGGAACGGATTACGTCTACTTAAcctcaaattaaaaatttctgtgacTGCAATATGTACTTGGAATTTACTTCAGACAAAACAGATAAAATATTACTTGCCAGACGGCGTGTGCCATGTGAACTTAACAGACAGACTCGCCTCTACCTCGTCCCAACTTACCATTATATTCTGAATCACACAATTATATGTCGCGATGACAAAGGCGTTGGAAGCTCAAACGTAAACAAT
This is a stretch of genomic DNA from Styela clava chromosome 2, kaStyClav1.hap1.2, whole genome shotgun sequence. It encodes these proteins:
- the LOC144419939 gene encoding uncharacterized protein LOC144419939 → MRGRLLRHQRSVHSKLRHKCRECGKLFTRSDALKRHCITFHRRPKRWSFPQSFEDKITNLTGCSENASIAIETKVDERISPPALITIDSQINNFPGRVKQGTIDKPIEQTITAMWASKLHDIGSESNKKKHSESQIPEKHFPPESVTETLESGSRKITQVILPCSSIHSSNLKSFGNLRKY